In Carya illinoinensis cultivar Pawnee chromosome 10, C.illinoinensisPawnee_v1, whole genome shotgun sequence, one DNA window encodes the following:
- the LOC122278622 gene encoding uncharacterized mitochondrial protein AtMg00810-like, with product MPLPLTLLSLIINCPIHKAFVASITKEIEPNTYAQVVKTPSWCKAMQAEIKALEMNDTWTVVDLPQGKEAIGENWCTKSSTMQMEVLRDIRYRWNLHQLDVHNAFLHGDSDEKASRQWYAKLSDFIVQKGFKQSKADYSLFTRLVGEFFTATLVYVDDLIIAGNDMETAHSLKSSLHDRFKIKDLGTLKYFLGLEVARSKRGIYICQKKYALEILSNSGTIGAATVKIPLDQNSKLPKDQGALLKNPSIYRRLIERLLYLAITKPDLTYSVQLLSKFMQAPRVPHLNATHKVLRYIKRAPDQGLLYSSQSNLQLEVYCDSDWGASPDTRKSIRGYCAFHGPSLVSWKSIKQNTISRSSTEAKYRAMASACCELTWLRFLLQDLMVDHHQVAVS from the exons ATGCCTCTCCCCTTGACGCTACTATCTCTTATAATAAACTGTCCAATACACAAAGCCTTTGTTGCTTCAATCACAAAGGAAATAGAGCCAAATACCTATGCACAAGTTGTCAAAACTCCTAGTTGGTGCAAGGCAATGCAAGCTGAAATAAAAGCATTGGAGATGAATGACACTTGGACAGTAGTTGATTTGCCTCAAGGCAAGGAGGCTATAGGTGAAAATTGGTGTACAAAGTCAAGTACAATGCAAATGGAAGTGTTGAGAGATATAAGGTACA GGTGGAACTTGCACCAATTAGATGTGCAcaatgcattccttcatggaGATTCAGATGAGAAA GCATCGAGGCAATGGTATGCGAAGCTCTCAGATTTCATTGTTCAAAAAGGTTTCAAGCAGTCAAAAGCAGATTATAGTCTGTTTACAAGGTTAGTGGGGGAGTTCTTCACAGCTACACTTGTCTATGTGGATGATCTCATTATAGCAGGTAATGATATGGAAACTGCTCATTCTCTTAAATCTTCCCTGCATGACAGATTTAAGATAAAAGACTTGGGTACTTTGAAGTACTTTCTTGGCTTAGAAGTGGCAAGATCAAAAAGAGGGATTTATATATGTCAAAAGAAATATGCATTGGAAATATTATCTAACTCGGGAACCATTGGAGCAGCAACTGTTAAGATACCTCTGGACCAAAATAGCAAATTGCCCAAAGATCAAGGTGCCCTGCTTAAAAATCCTTCTATTTATAGGAGGCTTATTGAGAGGCTTCTCTACCTTGCCATTACCAAGCCAGATTTAACTTATTCAGTCCAATTACTTAGCAAATTCATGCAAGCACCTAGGGTCCCACACTTGAATGCTACTCATAAGGTGCTAAGGTATATAAAGAGGGCTCCAGACCAAGGGTTATTGTACTCTTCACAGTCAAACCTACAGCTTGAGGTGTACTGTGATTCGGATTGGGGGGCAAGCCCAGATACACGAAAGTCTATAAGAGGCTATTGTGCCTTTCATGGTCCTTCCCTAGTGTCTTGGAAATCTATAAAACAAAACACCATCTCTAGGTCCTCAACTGAGGCTAAATATAGAGCTATGGCAAGTGCTTGCTGTGAACTGACTTGGTTAAGGTTTTTGCTTCAAGACTTAATGGTAGATCATCATCAGGTGGCTGTGTCATAA
- the LOC122278623 gene encoding UPF0481 protein At3g47200-like: MVRLQGPCHIESSVQQRQTKKNPLSLGVTASKSTCCIFEVPGHMLVGNSYHPFVVSIGPYHRRKRELMMIEEHKWRYLKSLLCRKPTKTFEVYLESIKPLEKDAREYYSKIIELESRDFNEMMVLDRCFIIELFRKIIDRNLFEPNDPLATDCWVLPFVYRDFLLLENQIPFIILEKLFEISKMPSEEESSLSLSLLAMQFFNEAIALQRPHDFICHRSRDLKGSHLLDLVRLSFIPEKLKGTQSSGTPTHVMHSFSRLRRSGIKLNLVQEESFLVVKFKNGVIEMPRLRLDELMGSFLSNCVAFEQLHCDFSKHFNTYATFLDCLVESAKDVGYLCHHNIMDKNIGNDDEVVRFINQMGKGVMINSDCYLSKLFENVDKHYRNCKGKKGYIGNFRNCWNVQWATFKRKYFDTPWAFISALAAFVLLSLAIAQTFYTIYAYVHPNDGSPPPN, encoded by the exons ATGGTTCGATTACAAGGCCCTTGTCACATAGAAAGTTCTGTGCAGCAGCGCCAGACTAAG AAGAACCCATTGTCACTGGGTGTAACCGCCAGCAAAAGCACATGTTGCATCTTCGAAGTCCCCGGCCATATGTTGGTCGGCAACTCATATCATCCTTTTGTTGTCTCCATCGGGCCCTATCACCGACGCAAGCGGGAGCTCATGATGATTGAGGAGCACAAGTGGCGGTATCTCAAGTCCTTGCTCTGCAGAAAACCGACCAAGACCTTTGAGGTCTACTTGGAAAGCATAAAGCCACTTGAAAAGGATGCCAGGGAATACTATTCGAAGATCATTGAACTTGAAAGCCGTGACTTCAACGAAATGATGGTTCTTGACAGGTGCTTTATAATAGAACTTTTTCGCAAGATTATAGACCGGAACCTATTCGAGCCCAATGATCCTCTGGCCACCGATTGTTGGGTATTACCATTTGTATATAGGGACTTCCTCCTGCTCGAGAATCAGATACCATTCATTATACTAGAAAAGTTATTTGAAATATCCAAAATGCCTAGCGAGGAGGAGTCTAGTTTGTCCTTATCCTTGCTTGCCATGCAATTCTTCAACGAAGCTATCGCATTGCAAAGACCCCATGATTTCATATGCCACCGGTCTCGTGATCTAAAAGGCTCGCATTTACTGGACTTGGTTCGTTTAAGCTTTATACCCGAGAAATTAAAAGGAACACAAAGCAGTGGCACACCAACCCATGTTATGCACAGCTTCTCAAGGCTCCGCCGGTCAGGGATTAAGCTCAATCTGGTCCAAGAGGAAAGCTTCTTGGTTGTGAAATTCAAGAATGGTGTGATTGAGATGCCTCGTCTAAGACTTGACGAACTCATGGGCTCTTTCTTGTCAAATTGCGTGGCATTCGAGCAGCTTCATTGCGACTTCTCCAAACACTTCAACACTTATGCAACCTTCTTGGACTGCCTCGTGGAAAGTGCCAAGGATGTTGGGTACCTATGCCACCACAACATTATGGATAAGAATATTGGTAACGATGACGAGGTTGTGCGCTTCATCAACCAGATGGGCAAAGGCGTGATGATTAATAGTGATTGTTATTTGtccaagttgtttgagaatgtGGACAAGCATTATAGaaattgtaaaggcaaaaaa gggtacattgggaatttTAGAAATTGCTGGAACGTGCAATGGGCGACCTTCAAGCGTAAGTATTTTGACACTCCTTGGGCGTTCATTTCGGCGTTGGCTGCGTTTGTGCTCTTATCGCTTGCAATTGCCCAAACTTTCTACACCATCTATGCTTACGTGCATCCGAATGATGGGTCCCCTCCGCCAAATTGA